In the genome of Calothrix sp. PCC 6303, the window GCAACGACAAAACTCCACCTTCAATGATGGACGAGGTTTAGTTTTATTTAATAAAGTTGGGAACCCTTTGATTAGCATTCCCAAAAAATGGGGTAATTTCAAAGATTGGCAAAATAACTAGACTAAAAACTATTGTCGATTTATCATTAGTGATCGTGAGTTTTGCAAGCAAATATGAACGCCCAAGAAATTATCCGCTCAATTGAAGCGGAGCAAATTAAGACCGATTTACCCGACATCTATGTTGGTGACACCATTCGTGTCGGTGTCAAAATCAAAGAAGGTGAAAAATTTCGGATTCAGCCCTATGAAGGTGTCGTTATCGCCAGACGACATGGTGGAATTAACCAAACAATCACCGTGAGGAAGGTTTTCCAAGGTGTAGGAGTAGAACGGGTATTCTTGATCCATTCTCCCCGTATCGATAGTATTAAGGTGATTCGTCGTGGTAAAGTTCGCCGTGCTAAACTTTTCTACTTACGCGATCGCGTCGGCAAAGCAACCAGAATCAAACAGCGCTTCGACCGTCCTTTGTAGCGCCAAAACCAAAATATGGCAGAAAGCTTACCGAAAAAGCCGCACCTGCCGATAATCTCAATCCTCGACAAAAAAAATTTCCAAAAAGTACCAAGTTGCGCTATAATTGTCAAAGTTCAGCGCAATAACTGAATTAAACACATTCGTGCGCTCTTAGTTCAGTTGGTAGAACGCAGGTCTCCAAAACCTGATGTCGGGGGTTCAAGTCCTCCAGGGCGCGCTCTCTTAGTACTAGCAATTAAACCCGG includes:
- the rplS gene encoding 50S ribosomal protein L19, translated to MNAQEIIRSIEAEQIKTDLPDIYVGDTIRVGVKIKEGEKFRIQPYEGVVIARRHGGINQTITVRKVFQGVGVERVFLIHSPRIDSIKVIRRGKVRRAKLFYLRDRVGKATRIKQRFDRPL